From Anticarsia gemmatalis isolate Benzon Research Colony breed Stoneville strain chromosome 16, ilAntGemm2 primary, whole genome shotgun sequence:
AAAAGCAGAAAATACTAGATGATAATTTGTATAGCAGTTGACCAAATACAAAGTTAGTAGCATGCAACATTATATATTTTGGTGTTTTTAGAAATACTGGGTGCCGTGAGGTTCAAATAGGGgatgcattttattttcttttttaaacaactcccgtaataagaattgctcttgtggtactctgtgcccgttgtttgtatgtttgtaaaagtctatgcgacacaagagcaattcttagtgcgggagttgtcatttaaaaaatatatgtaatctATATAAATCGTACACGTCCTCTGCCAAGTTGTATGAATAAGAAGGGGAATCCTTTTACCTGTGGTGGGATACTAAGTCTACGAATGGTGTTCAAACAGCGTCAAAGTTGATGAATCTCCACCTGACTTGGCTTCAAGTAAAGCACGCTGATGTTCTGACGCACGGAGCATCACCGTGGggatttacaataaaaaactcATTACTTATTGCACGTTGGGGAAAACTATGcataaatacttgtatatatAATGATCAGGGCTCAGTAAATTATCATTACATCTTCAGTCAACGTCGAAGTCACTTCCTTCTAGTACTTGAGTTACTCTCTGATCTGATGATTTGATCTGCTGTTGACATCGTAGTCACTTGTTACTTCACCTCGTCTCATCTGAACACGGCTGCCAGAAAGAAACATGAGTCTCAAATTTGGTAAGGATTTTCATTTCTATAATAAGTTCATTCAAATGTAACATTTTCTGCTCCTTGCGATTTTCAGacgacgcaattttatttttagttcaagATAGTGTGCTCGCCACCCTTGACTACCGGCTGTCAAATTGGAAAAAGGGGTTAGGTCGGGgcacaaaattataaaattgcgtcctctggAAAACTAAATTTTCAATTTACTACGCCTCAGGGTCCAACTATCCACCAGCAGTTACTGAAGGAATAAGAATGATATTTTAACTGACTTTATTGGAGTCATTAATTTtgcaaagaatatttattttatgcgtTTCATGTCTATAATTTGACTTAAGCTTGTAGTGTTATAGTAATACCTACGTTAGTATTTTCCTTATTACCTAAATGATTGATGGCTTATTCTAATCATATCTCGTTTATTACAGCAGCACTGTTGATCATCAGCGCACAGATCTTCGTCACACTGGCGCGACACCCGTGTGTGTGTACACGAGAATTTCGACCAGTATGCGGCTCTGATGGAGTCACATACCCTACGAGGTGTGTTCTCGGTTGCAAAGCTTATGAAACTGGACGACAAATTTCTGTACAGCGCGAGGGTCCATGCGAAGGTTCCATTCGACGACCACGAGCAACGGACTGCATTTGTACCTTAGAGTACAGCCCAGTGTGCGGTAACGACGGCAAAACTTACCCAAATAGATGTTCTTTACTTTGTGACAAGAAATCTAATCCCAGGCTTGAGGTGGCTCGTGCAGGACCTTGCGAAAATTCTCAGTGTAGGTGCCCTGATGTACTGAGCCCTGTGTGCGGTAGTGACGGCAACACTTACGACAGCGAATGTATCTTGAAATGTCAAGCTGTGAGGAACAAGACAAAGATCAGTGTTAAACACAAGGGAACTTGTGCGTCACGTGCTGCTTAATCATATACTAGCAACCACGGCTTCACCTGGTTTAAACAGTTATCTTCCAAAAGAAACTTTACAGCTTATAAACATTCGTCTTAAATCGCCCTATTTAAAAACCGCATAataatccgttgcgtagttttaaacatctaagcatacatacatacagacatagggacagacgcgggaagcgaatttgctttatactatgtagggATGTAGTTGTACATAAGTTTCTTTATAACTACCTCTAGGAATATAGATTTATGATCGTTGTAATAAGGTTGTGTTTCACCAAAAAATTGTGAAATTGAAAATGTGattatttgttatgtaattttaaaaactttgccATATTATATCATAAGATAAAGAGTAGAAACTATGATTATTCGCAACATTCGTTattgttcataataaaattattttattaatattagacctatgtttttatttttcacatattttttgtttttattttaactgccTCCGTGCTCTCAGCGCCTTTTTGGCAAAGTATATACATATTGTAATAAGGGCTTAATTATTTCAACGTATCTTTGTTTTGTCAGCAAGACTTACGAATAAAaaggtgaaaataaataaataaaaaatcttcagAATTatataggtcggggaaaaagtcctttcgcattatagtatgtatgaacttgtaataaaatcttttctctacacaaaaaagctcgatatttgggtacctcacgagctcactgaaagaaacctaatgaaccgtgtaggtactcatttgtgattcttgaacccaaagagattttattacaagttcatacatactataatgcgaaaatacatactataatgcgaaaagactttttcctaatatttataactatctAGATTAATCGTGCATGGCTTCCTACTCACTTGTTGGACTATACTACCCAACTTGTAGCTCTCAACCAGTTGCATTctgtttttaacaaattaattaatgtttattataatattatgtttttattaaataacccTTGAATctcattttcattaatttataagtaCAATCGAGTCTCTAGTATATGTTCACTACTGACTTGTGACTTCTATCTAATCCAGCGGTTGGAAAGTTCTGTTTTTTGATACTCcaatttataaaagtatacGAAAAATGAAAATCACGTCGGtagttttaaagtaatatatttatttttatgatacagCGGCCTAAGATGTATAAAGCTCGCTTAAGTGCAACACAGCTTCACAATCAAGAGACAGTCGTTGTTGTATGTGTAGAACTACCCACAGAATAACTAACACAATAGGAAAGAGCATGTAGTACTATTACACTTAAGATGGCTGTCACCAAACTCAGCCGACGACATTTAGcgcacactgaaatatgaagGAATAAACGACTGTTACAAAATGTCCagccatatttcaatgacattagAGTGATATTTTGCACTAGTACTTTGAGCTTTAAGTCGGAATATGTCGGATTTCTATCTACGTGCTTCTTGTGTCATCTCTTAGGTTTGTAATAGGGTAGGTACAGCTAATCATCATCATATTTCATATGACACATGCGCCACGGCCACATGCCCCATTCCCTTGTGTAAGTTATTCCGTGGTACTACCGCTGCACATCACGGCATCTATACTGAGATTTCTAACAAACTCCTTGATGTGCCACCTCAAGAGAAGGATTAGAATTCTTTTTCTCACAATCTAAGCAGCACTCATTAGGGTAAGTTTTGCCGTCGGTGCCGCACACTGGGCTGTAGATTGCTGGGCATGGGCAGATATTGCATTTTCCCTCGTGCACCACAGTAATAGGTCGTCCAGTTTCATATGCTTTACACTCGAGTGTACATTTCGTGGAGTACGTGACTCCATCAGAACCACATACTGGTCGATATTCTTTAGTACACACACACGGGTGTCGCGCCAGTGTGACGCAGATCTGTGCGCTGATGATCAACAGTGCTGCTGAAATGTGTTAATACATCAATAATATATACAACTAATAAAGGAAAGACAGAGATAAGAATCACGGACGTTTGGTTAGACCTTTATCAGTCACTAAAATATTCATAGGTGGAGAagaaaaaatggaaaaaaatatgggGTAAAGGCAAGGTCCTTTCCCATCGTCAATTAAAGAGGGTTGAAAATCTTACCAAGTTTGATATTCATGTTGAACTTAACCACTTTCTGTACATCATGTGAAGTAAATGGAACTATGTAATATATAGTAGTAACACTATCAGTGTAACTAAATAACTTATTACACGGCACATGTAATACACataacagtaattaaataagtaaattattttattttgtaacacacTTTACGTGAGGACATTGATACTATTTTTGCTTCTTAGGGTTCAGTATCCAAAGAGTAAAACGGGATCCTATTACGTCTCCGCTGTGTGTTTGTCTGTCTCTAGTAAATCTCATAAACcatgatagctagaaagctgaaattttcacaaatgatttatttccgttgccgctataacaacaatactaaataaaaaaaaaactatattaaggGGTCCTCAAACAATAAACGTGTTCTTTTCGTaattttttgctcaatattaaaaacgGTAACAGGAGGCTTCAAATTCAGCAGATGAtagtacggaacccttcgtgtgctagtccgactcgcacttggccggttttttttgcaatataatattCCATTACTGTTTTTAACACTCCTCAATTTGTTTATTCATCATGGAGACACACTGTTTATTGCTATATTATGTGTACTTTATTATGTGTGTTCCGGGACCGATTATTAGAAATCTACGGATGCAgatgagagttctttagaacagttcttgaaggtttgcaatgtccccaacccgcgattggccagcgtggtgaactcaaggcctaaccctttcctcattacgggaggagacccttgcccagcagtgggacattagtaattaataacatttttttacttataaagtaGTCAAAAATCAGTCAGGAATATTGGATACGATTGGCACAGATAAAAGgaggatttatttattgatattgtataTGTGAAAGTTGTTAAAACATGATGAAatgtttcaaacaataaaattacataggTATTAAGTGTCATTAACTTTTCTACGAAACATAGATAAGGCAAGGGAAATACGTTTCAACcgataaatctatactaatattataaagctggagagtttgtttgtttgtttgaacgcgctaatctcagaatctACCGGCCCGatttatctaggaaggctataggctatattacatcACGATGGAGccattaggagtggagtagcaacgaaaaatcttccaaaaacggggaaaattatgacctctatgattctctcttatgtgacgcaagcgaagttgcgcgagtcagctagtaaaaaataaagttgatatttgattatttatttatagaagtcATCACACACGCCATGTCTGACCATTCGAATGTTTCTTGTCGTGTCCATCGTGTTGGTACAATCTAGTAAGCATTTGTTCGCGTACGTTTGTCCGTCGGAGCCGCACACCGGGGTATAGTCTCTTGTGCACAAACATGCCTGTGTTGCGCAAATTTGCGCAGTTATTATCAGCAGTATTCCTGTAATAGAACATTTATGAAATTCATTTCCATAACTTTTTTTGTggttaatctatacttataataaatctgtagagaggtcaattctgtacattggatatatttaaaaaaaaaccaatgggggatgtttagtaacggataccgataccgaatctgcaatttataattttcttttctgtctgtctgtctgtctgtctgtctgtctgtctgtctgtctgtctgtctgtctgtctgtctgtctgtctgtctgtctgtctgtctgtctgtctgtctgtctgtctgtctgtctgtctgtctgtctgtctgtctgtctctctgtctgtctgtctgtctgtctgtctgtctgtctgtctgtctgtctgtctgtctgtctgtctgtctgtctgtctgtctgtctgtctgtctgtctgtctgtctgtctgtctgtctgtctgtctgtctgtctgtctgtctgtctgtctgtctgtctgtctgtctgtctgtctgtctgtctgtctgtctgtctgtctgtctgtctgtctgtctgtctgtctgtctgtctgtctgtctgtctgtctgtctgtctgtctgtctgtctgtctgtctgtctgtctgtctgtctgtctgtctgtctgtctgtctgtctgtctgtctgtctgtctgtctgtctgtctgtctgtctgtctgtctgtctgtctgtctgtctgtctgtctgtctgtcctccgtctgtatgtgtcgctatcacgtaaaaactaccggatagaatgcactgaaatttggtatatgcatagaataagtagtggagcaatttctaggatactttttatagcataaaatttcaaagatttttagaaaattgaaaaaaatacgtaaaaatcgtttgaacctgcgtttccctatagagaccatagatggctttacaatccatttcacaaaattcgcataaagttaacgcggcgcccgccgtatcgatacctgttgttcgcaccaaccaatagatggcgttatagtccgcaacaaagcatgttttttctaattaatttattttaatggctttattgtaaaaaaaatacctttgaaacatgctattcatttataagattttaaaacataaatgttgtatgatatattgcacaaaaatgttggtttacatgggtccggtgcggtcgggatatcctagatggcaaatcgagtaatttcgtttgttgtcgttgttcgtcgcaactaacagatggcgttgttgctcgaaacacataaccaaattaattggttgcattttggaaataaattggatagctatgaaacagactatgtggtaagttttaaaaaataaacaacggatgatatataaaaaataattacgggttacgcggtttcggacgtatcatcgcaagtatacattattacgcgtgtgaagagctccggcgcagataggtctgtctgtagctataataatattctgaatccagacgggtaagcaatggtcagtctataataaggtattatattttacactgtaaactggtacggatacagacgagagcggaaaagaaggtaaccacaggaaatcaggcctacctgagcctgtgtcacattgtgtgcccttcgggtccctttcgtaaataaccattagatgacaaaagagttgttagcatttttatgtgtaggtgtatcgagcgcttcgcaattcgcttgctcaaacgaa
This genomic window contains:
- the LOC142979209 gene encoding thrombin inhibitor rhodniin-like isoform X1, encoding MSLKFAALLIISAQIFVTLARHPCVCTREFRPVCGSDGVTYPTRCVLGCKAYETGRQISVQREGPCEGSIRRPRATDCICTLEYSPVCGNDGKTYPNRCSLLCDKKSNPRLEVARAGPCENSQCRCPDVLSPVCGSDGNTYDSECILKCQAVRNKTKISVKHKGTCASRAA
- the LOC142979209 gene encoding thrombin inhibitor rhodniin-like isoform X2, whose protein sequence is MSLKFALLIISAQIFVTLARHPCVCTREFRPVCGSDGVTYPTRCVLGCKAYETGRQISVQREGPCEGSIRRPRATDCICTLEYSPVCGNDGKTYPNRCSLLCDKKSNPRLEVARAGPCENSQCRCPDVLSPVCGSDGNTYDSECILKCQAVRNKTKISVKHKGTCASRAA